A window from Betta splendens chromosome 1, fBetSpl5.4, whole genome shotgun sequence encodes these proteins:
- the hpgd gene encoding 15-hydroxyprostaglandin dehydrogenase [NAD(+)], whose product MCPTRSSSETPSRPLWTSSERLDIVINNAGINNEKNWEKTVQVNLTSVIQGTYLALEHMSKEYGKAGGTIINVSSMAAFLHSPHQPVYTATKHGVIGFTRAIADASSLGDYGVRINVLCPAFVDTPLLSSVEHEDNMGKFVKFKDDFKLSMKKFGVLTPALVAEGMMRLIMDPSLNGAVMKITCSKGIHFHTYEPMSA is encoded by the exons ATGTGTCCAACGCGGAGCAGCTCCGAG ACGCCTTCCAGACCACTGTGGACCAGTTCGGAACGTCTGGACATAGTCATCAACAACGCCGGCATCAACAATGAAAAGAACTGGGAGAAGACCGTCCAAGTCAACCTG ACCTCTGTCATACAGGGAACCTATCTGGCACTGGAACACATGAGCAAAGAGTACGGCAAGGCAGGCGGCACCATCATCAATGTGTCCTCAATGGCAG CCTTCTTGCATTccccccatcagcccgtctacACGGCCACCAAGCACGGCGTCATCGGCTTCACCAGGGCCATAGCG GACGCCTCCTCGCTGGGAGACTACGGCGTCAGGATCAACGTCCTGTGCCCGGCCTTCGTGGACACGCCTCTGCTGAGCTCTGTGGAGCACGAGGACAACATGGGCAAGTTCGTCAAGTTCAAGGACGATTTCAAGCTCAGCATGAAAAAGTTTGGGGTTTTAAC GCCGGCGCTGGTCGCTGAGGGCATGATGAGGCTGATCATGGACCCCAGCCTGAACGGAGCCGTGATGAAGATCACCTGCTCCAAGGGGATCCACTTCCACACCTACGAACCCATGTCTGCATGA